Proteins found in one Neodiprion lecontei isolate iyNeoLeco1 chromosome 6, iyNeoLeco1.1, whole genome shotgun sequence genomic segment:
- the LOC107222402 gene encoding platelet binding protein GspB isoform X3 — translation MQGRITRGYFIVVALFLACCWMNPNDAIPHQIRSRTKKQVSHRVNHKSAANTASLSYDALGHLDLRRDRKSVLPGGREKWRSLKRTLSSGEFPWTVMEPLKVQAKNCTEPHNSDDRYSSSFNVNSTVKSIYAGNDFEVAGEAETKRTSSVHVGEDITLCWIETTTIKEDHHMHPVQRQVLREYTISFENAATIPERYLECIQLEGEVDSTDSSFPKSTLFEVVDENTRHSRVVNFTTVSHTDDLTVWQHKRVQCGVGPVVTKNVIEWAAERAEHPKRRIEIKVSPKIHRLTAVPTETEPCTTDLIDWQVTSTTTSSFIVDCGPGSTCESYSNCAEENCGYSSTSEVDVSNNLWQEQATTASITLSDSSESETSVTTTTEVSTAMSSNSYNQDCGPGSTCESYSDCADENCGYSSISETDVTDDFRQEQATTASITLSDSSESEILVTTTTEVSTAMSSNSYNQDCSPGSTCESYSDCADENCGYSSISETDVTDDLRQEQATTASIKLSDSSESEILVTTTTEVSTAMSSNSYNQDCSPGSTCESYSDCADENCGYSSISETDVTDDLRQEQATTASITLSDSSESETSVTTTTEVSTAMSSISYNQDCSPGSTCESYSDCADENCGYSSISETDVTDDFRQEQATTASITLSDSSESEILVTTTTEVSTAMSSNSYNQDCSPGSTCESYSDCADENCGYSSISETDVTDDLRQEQATTASITLSDSSESESETSVTTTTEVSTAMSSNSYNEDCGPGSTCESYSDCADENCGYSLISEIDVTDDLRQEQATTASITLSDSSESETSVTTTTEVSTAMSSFSYNQDCGPGSTCESYSDCAVENCGYSSISEIDVTDDLRQEKATTASITLSDSSESETSVTTTTEVSTAMSSNSYNQDCRPGSTCESYSDCADENCGYSSISETDVTDDLRQEQATTASITLSDSSESETSVTTTTEVSTAMSSISYNQDCGPGSTCESYSDCADENCGYSSISETDVTDDLWQEQATTASITLSDSSESETSVTTTTEVSTAMSSISYNEDCGPGSTCESYSDCADENCGYSSISEIDVTDDLRQEQATTASITLSDSSESETSVTTTTEVSTAMSSISYNQDCGPGSTCESYSDCADENCGYSSISETDVTDDLRQEQATTASITLSDSSESETSVTTTTEVSTAMSSISYNEDCGPGSTCESYSDCVDENCGYSSISETDVTDDLRQEQVTTASITLLDSSESETLVTTTTEVSTAMSSISYNEDCGPGSTCESYSDCADENCGYSSISEIDVTDDLRQEQATTASTTLSDSSESEILVTTTTEVSTAMSSNSYNQDCSPGSTCESYSDCADENCGYSSISETDVTDDLRQEQATTASITLSDSSESEILVTTTTEVSTAMSSISYNQDCGPGSTCESYSDCADENCGYSSISEIDVTDDLRQEPTTAAYIISSNSLESETSVTTFTEASTAMFSIANNEHKIVNYLPPPVFERPTPMTDQPIDPSEATTASLASLYDIPNAGFDKLTTTSFHEITTSALSDVKSPEFTEDVSILSVTMNHDIVHDVETGDQTVDFSPANDDSYFSPSDSDETSKSNASDETSVSCESGGSCVHSILFERTTNSWEDETSIETETRRDGKKTNIEQLPVTLTTDTGYIQITKFGSYDSVEYLADKNVASTTKTGETHNGDEFSPRVTIVGLLDFESNRATQLPSCDSNSENCSYTRESTNSSCDKESGGCSPDNLKICDSDSTGSCASPQHARDFPELPSMTSSTPIEVSNTSTTMNDVPTINLKQRHKLGLRIKILLEHVDDNKEKQKLVEVNKHLLFREQADEQTDQTLINQIGALNNNIDIQTVQALFNCSTVEKLAGDLGNISAEYLALHGGAKNIRVNNSRNSHWRKKRDVSSLSKRDVDSNLKMSLPEILADVHAGLDHVMSQIPSEHAVVKRSGRMIEHEIPQSHILELISNPQDNRIHARIKRNIGINDVAINEKDMPKDLQEVGHWSNEGVRRGLNSGYVRTLTEFTIYRGP, via the exons ATGCAGGGACGAATCACCCGTGGATATTTTATAGTAGTAGCATTGTTTCTG GCTTGCTGCTGGATGAATCCGAATGACGCGATCCCGCACCAAATACGTTCACGTACAAAAAAGCAG GTAAGTCATCGGGTCAACCACAAGTCAGCTGCAAATACAGCGAGCCTGTCTTACGATGCACTTGGACATTTGGACCTAAGACGAGACCGGAAGTCGGTACTACCGGGTGGCCGTGAGAAATGGAGGTCCTTGAAACGAACGCTGAGTTCAGGAG AGTTTCCGTGGACGGTGATGGAACCGTTGAAAGTACAGGCGAAAAACTGCACCGAACCCCATAACTCGGATGACAGATATTCGAGCAGCTTCAACGTGAATTCGACAGTTAAATCTATCTACGCTGGTAACGATTTCGAAGTAGCAGGTGAAGCCGAGACGAAAAGAACCAGCAGCGTACACGTTGGCGAGGATATCACGCTGTGTTGGATAGAGACTACGACCATCAAGGAGGACCACCACATGCATCCAGTGCAGAGACAAGTGCTCAGAGAGTACACTATATCCTTCGAGAATGCTGCAACCATACCAGAACGGTATCTTGAATGTATTCAGCTGGAGGGCGAGGTCGATTCAACGGACAGCAGCTTTCCAAAATCGACCTTGTTCGAAGTGGTGGATGAAAACACTCGGCATAGTCGTGTTGTCAACTTTACTACGGTGAGTCACACCGACGACTTAACCGTATGGCAGCACAAGCGAGTCCAGTGCGGAGTAGGCCCAGTTGTCACCAAAAACGTCATTGAGTGGGCCGCGGAACGAGCGGAACATCCGAAGAGGAGAATCGAGATCAAGGTCAGTCCCAAGATCCACCGGCTCACCGCTGTTCCCACCGAGACCGAACCCTGCACAACGGACCTCATAGACTGGCAAGTTACGTCAACCACCACTTCTTCCTTCATCGTGGACTGTGGCCCAGGATCAACCTGCGAGAGCTACAGCAACTGCGCCGAAGAAAACTGTGGCTATTCTTCGACTTCTGAGGTAGACGTGTCTAACAATCTTTGGCAGGAACAAGCTACCACGGCTTCCATAACACTCTCGGATAGTTCGGAATCGGAAACGTCAGTGACTACGACCACCGAAGTCTCAACTGCAATGTCGTCAAACTCGTATAACCAGGACTGTGGCCCAGGATCGACCTGCGAGAGCTACAGCGACTGCGCCGACGAAAACTGTGGTTATTCTTCCATTTCTGAGACAGACGTGACTGACGATTTTCGGCAAGAACAAGCTACCACGGCATCCATAACACTCTCGGATAGTTCAGAATCGGAAATTTTAGTGACTACGACCACCGAAGTCTCAACTGCAATGTCTTCAAACTCGTATAACCAAGACTGCAGCCCAGGATCGACCTGCGAGAGCTACAGCGACTGCGCTGACGAAAACTGTGGCTATTCTTCGATTTCTGAGACAGACGTGACTGATGATCTTCGGCAGGAACAAGCTACCACGGCTTCCATAAAACTCTCGGACAGTTCGGAATCGGAAATTTTAGTGACTACGACCACCGAAGTCTCAACTGCAATGTCTTCAAACTCGTATAACCAAGACTGCAGCCCAGGATCGACCTGCGAGAGCTACAGCGACTGCGCCGACGAAAACTGTGGCTATTCTTCGATTTCTGAGACAGACGTGACTGACGATCTTCGGCAGGAACAAGCTACCACGGCTTCCATAACACTCTCGGATAGTTCGGAATCGGAAACGTCAGTGACTACGACCACCGAAGTCTCAACTGCGATGTCGTCAATCTCGTATAACCAAGACTGCAGCCCAGGATCGACCTGCGAGAGCTACAGCGACTGCGCCGACGAAAACTGTGGCTATTCTTCCATTTCTGAGACAGACGTGACTGACGATTTTCGGCAAGAACAAGCTACCACGGCATCCATAACACTCTCGGATAGTTCAGAATCGGAAATTTTAGTGACTACGACCACCGAAGTCTCAACTGCAATGTCTTCAAACTCGTATAACCAAGACTGCAGCCCAGGATCGACCTGCGAGAGCTACAGCGACTGCGCTGACGAAAACTGTGGCTATTCTTCGATTTCTGAGACAGACGTGACTGATGATCTTCGGCAGGAACAAGCTACCACGGCTTCCATAACACTCTCGGATAGTTCGGAATCGGAA TCGGAAACGTCAGTAACTACGACCACCGAAGTCTCAACTGCAATGTCTTCAAACTCGTATAACGAAGACTGTGGCCCAGGATCGACCTGCGAGAGCTACAGCGACTGCGCTGACGAAAACTGTGGCTATTCTTTGATTTCTGAGATAGACGTGACTGACGATCTTCGGCAGGAACAAGCTACCACGGCTTCCATAACACTCTCGGACAGTTCGGAATCGGAAACGTCAGTGACTACGACCACCGAAGTCTCAACTGCAATGTCGTCATTCTCGTATAACCAAGACTGTGGCCCAGGATCAACCTGCGAGAGCTACAGCGACTGCGCCGTCGAAAACTGTGGCTATTCTTCGATTTCTGAGATAGACGTGACTGACGATCTTCGGCAAGAAAAAGCTACCACGGCATCCATAACACTCTCGGACAGTTCGGAATCGGAAACGTCAGTGACTACGACCACCGAAGTCTCAACTGCAATGTCTTCAAACTCGTATAACCAAGACTGCAGGCCAGGATCGACCTGCGAGAGCTACAGCGACTGCGCCGACGAAAACTGTGGCTATTCTTCGATTTCTGAGACAGACGTGACTGATGATCTTCGGCAGGAACAAGCTACCACGGCTTCCATAACACTCTCGGATAGTTCGGAATCGGAAACGTCAGTGACTACGACCACCGAAGTCTCAACTGCGATGTCGTCAATCTCGTATAACCAAGACTGTGGCCCAGGATCGACCTGCGAGAGCTACAGCGACTGTGCCGACGAAAACTGTGGCTATTCTTCGATTTCTGAGACGGACGTGACTGATGATCTTTGGCAGGAACAAGCTACCACGGCTTCCATAACACTCTCGGATAGTTCGGAATCGGAAACGTCGGTAACTACGACCACCGAAGTCTCAACTGCAATGTCGTCAATCTCGTATAACGAAGACTGTGGCCCAGGATCAACCTGCGAGAGCTACAGTGACTGCGCTGACGAAAACTGTGGCTATTCTTCGATTTCTGAGATAGACGTGACTGACGATCTTCGGCAGGAACAAGCTACCACGGCTTCCATAACACTCTCGGATAGTTCGGAATCGGAAACATCAGTGACTACGACCACCGAAGTCTCAACTGCGATGTCGTCAATCTCGTATAACCAAGACTGTGGCCCAGGATCGACCTGCGAGAGCTACAGCGACTGCGCCGACGAAAACTGTGGCTATTCTTCGATTTCTGAGACAGACGTGACTGATGATCTTCGGCAGGAACAAGCTACCACGGCTTCCATAACACTCTCGGATAGTTCGGAATCGGAAACGTCAGTAACTACGACCACCGAAGTCTCAACTGCAATGTCGTCAATCTCGTATAACGAAGACTGTGGCCCAGGATCAACCTGCGAGAGCTACAGCGACTGCGTCGATGAAAACTGTGGCTATTCTTCGATTTCTGAGACAGACGTGACTGACGATCTTCGGCAGGAACAAGTTACCACGGCTTCCATAACACTCTTGGATAGTTCGGAATCGGAAACGTTAGTGACTACGACCACCGAAGTCTCAACTGCAATGTCGTCAATCTCGTATAACGAAGACTGTGGCCCAGGATCAACCTGCGAGAGCTACAGCGACTGCGCCGATGAAAACTGTGGCTATTCTTCGATTTCTGAGATAGACGTAACTGACGATCTTCGGCAAGAACAAGCTACCACGGCATCCACAACACTCTCGGATAGTTCGGAATCGGAAATTTTAGTGACTACGACCACCGAAGTCTCAACTGCAATGTCTTCAAACTCGTATAACCAAGACTGCAGCCCAGGATCGACCTGCGAGAGCTACAGCGACTGCGCCGACGAAAACTGTGGCTATTCTTCGATTTCTGAGACAGACGTGACTGATGATCTTCGGCAGGAACAAGCTACCACGGCTTCCATAACACTCTCGGATAGTTCGGAATCGGAAATTTTAGTGACTACGACCACCGAAGTCTCAACTGCGATGTCGTCAATCTCGTATAACCAAGACTGTGGCCCAGGATCGACCTGCGAGAGCTACAGCGACTGCGCCGACGAAAACTGTGGCTATTCTTCGATTTCTGAGATAGACGTGACTGACGATCTTCGGCAGGAACCAACTACCGCGGCTTATATAATATCTTCGAATAGTTTGGAATCGGAAACTTCAGTTACTACCTTCACCGAAGCCTCAACGGCGATGTTCTCAATTGCGAATAACGAACACAAAATCGTTAACTATCTTCCACCTCCTGTCTTCGAAAGACCCACACCAATGACTGATCAGCCTATCGATCCTTCTGAAGCGACCACCGCGTCACTTGCATCATTGTATGACATTCCGAACGCCGGCTTTGACAAACTCACCACAACGTCCTTTCACGAAATCACGACCTCAGCGCTATCAGACGTCAAGTCACCTGAATTCACAGAAGACGTCTCGATCTTGAGCGTGACGATGAATCACGATATAGTACACGATGTAGAGACCGGTGATCAGACGGTGGATTTCTCGCCAGCTAATGATGATTCGTATTTCAGCCCTAGCGATTCAGATGAAACAAGCAAATCGAACGCTTCTGACGAAACATCAGTGTCCTGTGAAAGTGGGGGGTCCTGCGTTCATTCGATACTCTTTGAGCGAACAACAAACTCTTGGGAAGACGAAACCAGCATTGAGACCGAAACCCGTAGAGACGGAAAAAAGACTAATATTGAACAACTTCCCGTGACTTTGACGACCGACACCGGCTACATTCAGATTACGAAATTCGGCAGTTATGATAGTGTGGAATACCTTGCTGACAAAAATGTGGCGTCCACCACTAAGACCGGCGAAACTCATAATGGAGACGAGTTTTCGCCACGCGTGACGATTGTTGGTTTGCTAGATTTCGAAAGTAATCGAGCGACTCAGTTACCTTCTTGCGATTCTAACTCAGAAAATTGCAGTTATACTAGGGAAAGCACCAACTCATCTTGCGACAAAGAGTCTGGTGGCTGCTCTCCAGACAACTTAAAAATCTGTGACAGTGATTCAACTGGCAGTTGTGCTTCACCACAGCACGCTCGAGATTTCCCTGAATTACCATCAATGACAAGCTCAACCCCCATTGAAGTCAGTAACACTTCAACGACCATGAATGATGTACCAACAATTAATTTAAAGCAGAGACACAAGTTGGGACTGAGGATCAAGATACTGCTTGAGCATGTAGATGACAATAAAGAGAAGCAGAAGCTAGTTGAGGTCAATAAGCATTTACTGTTTCGTGAGCAGGCGGATGAACAAACGGACCAGACACTGATTAATCAAATCGGGGCGTTGAACAACAATATTGACATTCAGACCGTTCAAGCATTATTCAATTGTTCGACTGTAGAAAAACTCGCTGGAGATCTGGGTAATATTTCAGCTGAATATCTCGCGTTGCACGGTGGAGCCAAAAATATACGCGTTAACAATTCCAGGAACTCACACTGGCGCAAGAAAAGGGACGTGAGTTCACTGTCCAAACGAGACGTggattcaaatttgaaaatgagtcTGCCAGAAATACTCGCTGATGTTCATGCCGGATTGGATCACGTTATGAGTCAAATACCGTCAGAACACGCAGTGGTTAAACGGAGCGGAAGAATGATAGAACACGAGATCCCACAATCTCACATACTGGAACTCATATCGAATCCGCAGGATAATCGCATCCACGCTAGAATTAAAAGAAACATAGGTATCAATGACGTAGcaattaatgaaaaagataTGCCGAAAGACCTTCAGGAAGTTGGTCACTGGTCCAACGAGGGAGTAAGAAGGGGATTGAACAGCGGTTACGTTCGGACTCTCACTGAGTTTACTATTTACAGGGGTCCATAA